The genomic window TGGCACTGCGCGAGGTGGGGCAACCCAAGGCGCCACTGGAAGGTGTGTTGATCTATGTGCCCACCAAGCGCCCAGAAACCGACGAGCAGAAGCAAGCTGATCCATTCGCCGTATACGCAGAATGCGGCGCGGTGTTCCCGCAAGATGATGGGGACGAGTATCTGAGCCTGTGCCTGCGTGCTAAGCCAGATTACGCGACAGAAATTCGAAGCCTATTTGTGCGCGAACCACGACCGCAGTATGCGGTGATTGACGCCATTGGCGGCGGTGTGAGTTGGCCCCAGTTGCGAGCCACATTGCGGGTGGAGTCGGGCCGCGAGATTCTGGCCGCACTGCTGGCCCCGAGTGCCAGTCAATCCGAGGCACTCAAGGGGCAGGAGGGCTGGGTGCAAGAGGCGCTTGATTTCCTCCGAGCCACTCTGGGCCCGAGCGTGAAAACGCGCGGCAAGACCTGGTCCGCCCTGGCGGATGAGCTGTGGCGCTACGTACTGTTCAGCGAGTTCGTGTTTGATTTGCCGGTGGCGTTGCCGGACACCTTGAAGGGGGTGCCGCACGCACCGATGGAAGCCAAACCCATCGTCGAGGATGTGTGCGACCGTCTGCGCAGCGACCCGAAGTCACGCGCGATATACATCGAGCGCGCCGAGACCACCGAGGCGGAGCTCAACCTGACCGATCTGTGCGGTGCGATTGAAGACCTGGGCGAACGCGACACCTTCCCCTTCGAAGAGCGGACCTTCCTGCGCACTGCGATCAAGGGCATTGTCAGCGGTGACACCGATGCCACGCGCCGTGTGCTGACCCGCCACAAGAGTTCGGTATGGCTCGGCAAGGGCGAAAGCCAGGCCCAGTGGGAGCTGGTGCGGTCTGGCTTGAGCCTGGTTGAGGCCTGCGACGATTTTGAGCGCCAGCTACCGGATCACGCCCGCTCGCAAGCGGAGCTGATTGACTTCTACCTGGGCAGTCTGCGTGAAGCAGATCGCTTGCAGCGCGAGTTTGAGCAAGCCGCAGGCGACTTCCTCGACCAGCACGGCTTGATGCATGAAGTGATCAGCCAGGCTCGAGCGCGCTATCGGCGCCTGGCCGAAAAGGTCCAGGGCGTGTTCGTGAAGCACGTCGAGACTACGGGATGGCCGCCGACTGGGCGCCTGGCCAATGCCGATGCCTTTGATCGGCTGGTAGCTGATCGACTCAAGGAAAGCGGACGCAAAGTGGCCTACCTGATGGTGGACGCCCTGCGTTACGAGTTGGGCGTGGCCCTCGAAAAGCTGCTGGCGGAAGACGGTCCCGTCGAGTTGCAAGCGGCCTACGCACAGCTGCCGACCATCACCCTAGTGGGCATGGCGAGCTTGCTGCCGGGAGCTCGCACGGGTTTGACCCTGGCGCTGGAGAGCGACTCACTCCTGCCCAAGCTGGCGGGGGCGCCGGTGGGCAACGTCCCGCAGCGCATGAATGTGCTGGCCAAGCGGTATGGAGATCGCTTCGCGGAAATGCCGCTTAATGATTTTGTCCGTGGTAAGCCGAAGATCGCGGAGACCGTCGATCTGCTGGTGCTTCGCTCCACGGAAATCGACAGCCAACTGGAAAGCAACCCAGAGACAACGCTCGGGCTGATCCCTGGCACGCTGAAGCTGATCCGCGTGGCACTGCATAAGCTGCGTGGCATGGGCTTCAAAGAGGCGGTCATCGTCACCGACCACGGCTTCTTCCTGAACGCGCAAGCAGAAGCTGGCGATGTGTGCGTGAAACCGCAAGGCAAGTGGCCGGTGAATGCCCATGACCGCATGATGCTGGGCGACGGCACAGCGGATGGTCACAGCTTGGTTGTCAGTGCAGAGAAGGTCGGCATTCGCGGTGATTTCACCCAAGTGGCACTACCGCGCAGCATGGCGCCTTATCGCTCAGGGCACCTGTATTTCCACGGCGGAGCATCCCTGGCCGAGGCCGTTGTGCCGGTGTTGGTGGCCAGGTTGGATACCGCTGCTCATGCGGAACTGCGCAAGGTGGTGGTGGAGTTGAGCTACAAGAACGGCGCCAAACGAATAACTACGCGATTGCCGGTCATCGAAGTGATACTGGTGGCCGACGACATGTTCTCGCAAGACATGAGCGTGGAGATCTTGCTGGAAGCGCAAGACAGCAAGGGCAATGTGGTGGGAGAGCCGCGCCCAGGTGGCGATGTGAACCCCGCGACCAGAACTTTGACCCTGATGCCAGGCCAGCGCAAGCAGATTGCGCTGCGAATGGATGATGAGTTCAGAGGCAAGTTCTCGGTCAAAGCGCTGAACCCAACGACTCTGGCTGCCTACAGCAATCTGGCGCTTGAAACCGACTATACAGAATGAGCCCTATGGACGAACTCGACCAAAAACTAAACGCCACATTCGACGGCAAGGTGCTTCGCAAAGACCTGCTGCATCGAATCAAAAAAGGCACCAACGTCCCGACGTTCGTCCTGGAGTTCCTCCTTGCCAAGTATTGCGCCAGCAATGACCAGGCAGAGATGGATGCTGGCATGGAGGCCGTGCTGTCGTCACTGCAGGAGAACTACGTTAGGCCGGACGAGGCCAACGCCGCGCAGTCCAAGGTCGCCACCAAGGGCAAGCATCGCTTCATCGACAAGGTCCATGTCCGTTACGTCGAAAAAGAAAAGCGCCACTGGGCATCGCTGGAGAACTTCAACTCGCAACGCATCGCGATTGGTGAAAAATTCTACCGCGACAACGACAGGTTGCTGGAAGGTGGCATTTGGGCGGAGGTGACCCTGGCGCACAACGACATAGATGAAGACGACTATGCGTTTTCCATTGAGGATCTGCGGCCGATCCAGCTGACTCGTTTTGACTTCGACCGTTATGCAGAGGGGCGCGGGGCATTCACGCGTGATGAGTGGCTCGCGGCGGTGTTACGCTCTGTGGGACTGGAACCCAGCAAGCTCTCGAAGCGCGTGCAGATGCACTTCATCGCCAGGTTGGCTGCGCTGGTTGAGCCCAACTACAACTACATCGAGCTGGGACCACGCGGCACCGGCAAGTCCTATTTCTTCAGTGAATTCTCGCCCTACGC from Stenotrophomonas sp. 704A1 includes these protein-coding regions:
- a CDS encoding PglZ domain-containing protein, with amino-acid sequence MTIAEFIRESVLRPRLKQAGALVVYDADKRYREQCFDLAAEKVRVIDASESSIESREAALLALREVGQPKAPLEGVLIYVPTKRPETDEQKQADPFAVYAECGAVFPQDDGDEYLSLCLRAKPDYATEIRSLFVREPRPQYAVIDAIGGGVSWPQLRATLRVESGREILAALLAPSASQSEALKGQEGWVQEALDFLRATLGPSVKTRGKTWSALADELWRYVLFSEFVFDLPVALPDTLKGVPHAPMEAKPIVEDVCDRLRSDPKSRAIYIERAETTEAELNLTDLCGAIEDLGERDTFPFEERTFLRTAIKGIVSGDTDATRRVLTRHKSSVWLGKGESQAQWELVRSGLSLVEACDDFERQLPDHARSQAELIDFYLGSLREADRLQREFEQAAGDFLDQHGLMHEVISQARARYRRLAEKVQGVFVKHVETTGWPPTGRLANADAFDRLVADRLKESGRKVAYLMVDALRYELGVALEKLLAEDGPVELQAAYAQLPTITLVGMASLLPGARTGLTLALESDSLLPKLAGAPVGNVPQRMNVLAKRYGDRFAEMPLNDFVRGKPKIAETVDLLVLRSTEIDSQLESNPETTLGLIPGTLKLIRVALHKLRGMGFKEAVIVTDHGFFLNAQAEAGDVCVKPQGKWPVNAHDRMMLGDGTADGHSLVVSAEKVGIRGDFTQVALPRSMAPYRSGHLYFHGGASLAEAVVPVLVARLDTAAHAELRKVVVELSYKNGAKRITTRLPVIEVILVADDMFSQDMSVEILLEAQDSKGNVVGEPRPGGDVNPATRTLTLMPGQRKQIALRMDDEFRGKFSVKALNPTTLAAYSNLALETDYTE